The genomic window GAAGACCTGCTTCAAGGTTTCCACCGTAATCACCTCAGTCGGTGTTCCTTCTTTTAAGATTTGCCCCTCTTTCATCGCAATGACTCGATCAGAAAAGCGAGACGCTAAGTTAATATCATGAATCGTCATTATAATTGTTTTTTTATGTTCTCGATTGATCATCTTCAAAACATTCAAAATTTCCAGCTGATGTGCCGGGTCCAGATAAGTTGTTGGTTCATCCAACAGTAAAATCTCTGTGTCCTGAACAAGTGCCATCGCGATCCATACCCGTTGTCGCTGACCACCGGAAAGAATCGCAACAGATTCTCGAGCCAACTCGGTCAATCCAGTCAATTCCAAAGCCCATTGGATGTACTGTTGGTCTTCATTCGTCAAGCTTTTCCAACCAGATTGATAAGGGTGACGTCCGAAAGAAACCAAATCAAAGACCGACAAATCGATTGTACTTTCCGGATTTTGCGACAAAACTGCCAGCTTTTGAGCAATCTCTTTTGATGTATACTGATTCAATGTTTTACTTTCTAAAAAGACATGCCCATTGATTTCAGGTTGAATTCTTGCCAATGTCTTTAGTAGTGTAGACTTTCCGCAACCATTTGGACCAATGATACTCGTAATGGTCCCCGCTTCAAAAGAACTGCTCAGTTGTTCACTAATGATTTCTTTTCCATAGCCGGTTGTCAGTTCTGCAGTTGATAAAATTGCCATAATTATCCTTCCTCTATGAGGTACTTAATTGATTGTTTGCTGTAACATATAATATTGAGAACGATTCTCAATAGACTGCACTTTATTATAAGGAACTATTTCTTAAAAAGCAATGCTATTTCCATGATCTGCTTTGACAGGAAAATTTGCCCAATTCTTTATATAAGGATTGACAAATGACTCTATATAAATGATAATGAGAATCGTTATCATTTATATTTTAACACCATCGAAGTAAAAAAACAGTAAGCATTAGACCAACAAACGAAGAGGGAGTTTACAACATGAAATTATTTAATAAATACGCTGTACTGGGCTTATCTTTATTGGTGGGCGGCGCGTTATTGGCGGCCTGTGGCTCAAACGATTCTGCAACAAAAGCTTCTACTGAAAGCACCACAGCGGAAGAACACGTAATGACAGATGCATTGGGTAATGAAGTGACCATTCCAGCTAATCCAAAGAAAATAATCGGAAGTTATCTGGAAGATTATCTAGTTGCATTGGATGTAACACCCTTTGCACAATGGACAGTAAACAATTCAAGCATTCAAGATTATTTACAGGATAAGCTGGATGGTATTCCCACAATTTCTTATGACTTACCTTACGAAGAAGTATTAAAATATGAGCCGGATTTATTACTGGTCAGCTCTTCCGCTTTGGTCGAGGGTGGGAAATATGATGAGTATAGCAAAATCGCTCCTACCTATGTGGTAAAAAACGGGGATGATGTAACCTGGAGAGATCAATTATTGGATGTCGGTGCAGTTTTGGATAAAGAAAAACAGGCGGAAGCAGTCCTTTCTGACTATGATGCTCTTGCTGAGAAAACAAAAGAAGACTTAGCTGATAAAGTTGGTGAACAATCTGCAGCTGTTTTGTGGATTACGAATAATCAAGCATTCATGGTTGGAGAAACTCGTTCAAGTGGTACCGTTCTTTACGGTGATCTTGGTTTGAAGGTCCCTTCATTGGTCAAAGAGGTTTCTAAAGACGCTACTGCCGATTGGAGCAGTGTTTCACTAGAGAAATTGGCGGAGCTGGATGCGGACAACCTTTTTGTCATCAACAGCGACGAATCTGACCCATTCTTCCAAGAAGACGTTTGGAAGAACCTTCCAGCAGTGAAGAACGATAAAGTCTTTAGCTTCGGAAAAGATTCAGGCTGGTTGTATAATGGCCCCATCGCCAATACCAGAATTATTGAAGATGTAACAGCTTCGTTAGCTGGAAAATAAACGAGTGTTGAAATCACTAATCCCCCCCCCCAAAAAAAACATAAATAATTTGTACTAGTATCATCTATTATAAAGAAGCTGAGAAGATTGAACGATTTCCAATCCTTTCAGCTTCTTCGCTTGTTTCATGATTCTAATAACTTTATTTCGCTATAGCTGTTTCCAAACCAACCTCAATCATTTCATTGAAAGTCGTCTGTCTTTCCTCAGCCGTTGTTTCTTCTCCAGTGATGATATGATCACTGACTGTGCAGATCGCCAAAGCCTGAACATGGAACTTCGCACCAAGATAATAGAGCGCTGCTGCTTCCATCTCTACACCCAGAACACCTAATTCTGCAAGCTTCATGGTTTCTGTTGTATCATCTTTATAGAAGGTATCTTCTGACAAAACATTCCCAACATGTGTCGTAAAGCCTTTTTCAGTTGAAAGTTTATATGCTTTCAACAATAAATCAAAGTCCCCGATTGGCGGATAGTGGAACTGCTGGAAATTTTTAGCGATCATCGCAGAGCTAGTTGCTGCCCCTTGCGCAATAATCAAGTCACGAACATGAACATCTGTTGAAAGTGCGCCACAGGTACCGACACGAATCAGCTTTTTCACATCGTAAGAATTGATCAGCTCATGTGCATAAATCGTTGCAGATGGCATCCCCATCCCTGTCCCTTGAACAGAAACACGTTCCCCTTTATAGGTTCCTGTATACCCTAACATTCCACGTACTTGATTGTAACAAACGGGATTTTCTAAAAAGGTTTCTGCAATATATTTGGCTCTCAATGGATCGCCCGGCAGTAAAATTTTATCAGCAATTTCACCTTGTTTCGCTTCAATATGAACACTCATTTGTTTCGCTCCTTTTTCCTATTTTTAACGGTATTATAACTCTTCCAGCGTACTCTTGATCAGCTGCTTGAACTGCTCTTTGACACGCTGGGTTGTTTCAACAACTTCTTCATGGTTCAAACTACTTTGCATACCGGCAGCTAAATTGGTGATGCACGAAATGCCTAGAACCTTCAGCCCGCTATGAGCCGCAACAATTACTTCTGCAACAGTCGACATCCCAACCGCATCTGCACCGATTGTGCGTGCCATATGGATTTCAGCTGGTGTTTCATACGTAGGACCTGAAAAGCCCATGTACACACCTTCTTTCAATGAAATCCCTTGTTCAGCCGCGATTTTACGCGCTATTTCTTGATAATCTTTTGTATACGCCTGACTCATGTCCGGGAAGCGTGGACCCATTTCATCTTCATTTTCACCAATCAATGGATTGTCCCCAGTAAAGTTGATATGATCTGTAATCAGCATTAGATTTCCTGGTTCAAAGGCTTTATTCACACCACCTGCAGCATTTGTTACCACGATGGAATGAATACCTAGTGCAGCCATCATACGAACCGGATACGTAACAACTTGCATAGAGTGTCCTTCATAGTAATGGAAGCGCCCTTGCATAGCCAGTACTTTTTTCCCTGAAAGAGTCCCATAAACCAATTGGCCGGCATGACCGACAACCGTTGAAACGGAAAAATGCGGTACTTCTGAAAACGGCACAGCAATTGGCTCTTCGATTTCATCTGCCAGTTCGCCCAAACCTGAGCCTAAAATCAAGCCAAAATCTACATCACCAATTCCTTTTTCTTTTAAAAAAGCCGTAGTTTCTTGTAATTGTTCCTTCAGTTTTGTCATTGTCTTCCCCCTATTTCAAGTCTTTCAAGAAGCTTGTCCCATTTTTAGTGGGTGCAACTTCAAAATTTTCAGCTATTGTTGCAGAAATATCTGCATAGTATCCTTGAGCTAGTTTCCCTTGACTCTTCATATTCTTACTATAAGCAAGTAACGGAACATACTCTCTTGTATGATCTGTTCCCGGGAAGGTCGGATCGTTCCCATGATCGGCAGTAATCAGCAGTAAATCATCGTCCTGCATAGCATCCAGTAATTCAGGGATACGTAAATCAAACTCTTCGATTGCACGAGCATAACCCGCAACATCACGACGATGACCAAACAATGCATCAAAGTCTACCAAGTTCGTAAAACTCAAACCGGTAAAATCTTTCTTCATCACATTCAACAGCTGATCTACACCATCCATGTTACTTTTCGTGCGAACAGATTCTGTGATTCCTTGACCATTGAAGATGTCGTTGATTTTCCCAACAGCGATCACATCTTTCCCGCCCTCTTTTAAAGAATCAAGGACTGTATGGCCAAATGGGTCCAAGGCGTAGTCATGACGGTTACTTGTACGAGTAAAGTTGCCCGGTTCACCAAGATAAGGACGCGCAATGATTCGTCCAATCATATAAGGCTCATCCTTGGTAATATCACGAACATACTGACAAATACGATACAGCTCTTCTAAAGGAATGATTTCTTCATGTGCCGCAATCTGTAGGACTGGGTCCGCCGAAGTATAAACGATCAGATCACCCGTCTTCATTTGATGCTCGCCATAGTCATCGATAACAGCCGTACCACTGTAAGGTTTGTTACAGACAATTTTCCTTCCGGAGAATTCTTCAATTTGTTTTAAGAGCGCATCTGGAAAGCCTTCTGGAAATACACGGAATGGCTTTTGAATGTTCAAGCCCATAATTTCCCAGTGACCTGTCATTGTATCTTTACCAACAGAAACCTCTTCAAGCTTCGTTGCATATCCCACATGATCTGTCTTTGCTTCTACATTGTGAAGAGGCGCAATCGTTCCTAGCCCCAAATTCTCTAAATGAGGAATTGTCAGGCCTGCTTCTTTCGCAATATGACC from Enterococcus sp. 9E7_DIV0242 includes these protein-coding regions:
- a CDS encoding purine-nucleoside phosphorylase translates to MTKLKEQLQETTAFLKEKGIGDVDFGLILGSGLGELADEIEEPIAVPFSEVPHFSVSTVVGHAGQLVYGTLSGKKVLAMQGRFHYYEGHSMQVVTYPVRMMAALGIHSIVVTNAAGGVNKAFEPGNLMLITDHINFTGDNPLIGENEDEMGPRFPDMSQAYTKDYQEIARKIAAEQGISLKEGVYMGFSGPTYETPAEIHMARTIGADAVGMSTVAEVIVAAHSGLKVLGISCITNLAAGMQSSLNHEEVVETTQRVKEQFKQLIKSTLEEL
- the deoB gene encoding phosphopentomutase; amino-acid sequence: MFKRVHLVVMDSVGIGEAPDADKFGDVGSDTLGHIAKEAGLTIPHLENLGLGTIAPLHNVEAKTDHVGYATKLEEVSVGKDTMTGHWEIMGLNIQKPFRVFPEGFPDALLKQIEEFSGRKIVCNKPYSGTAVIDDYGEHQMKTGDLIVYTSADPVLQIAAHEEIIPLEELYRICQYVRDITKDEPYMIGRIIARPYLGEPGNFTRTSNRHDYALDPFGHTVLDSLKEGGKDVIAVGKINDIFNGQGITESVRTKSNMDGVDQLLNVMKKDFTGLSFTNLVDFDALFGHRRDVAGYARAIEEFDLRIPELLDAMQDDDLLLITADHGNDPTFPGTDHTREYVPLLAYSKNMKSQGKLAQGYYADISATIAENFEVAPTKNGTSFLKDLK
- a CDS encoding ABC transporter substrate-binding protein, which translates into the protein MKLFNKYAVLGLSLLVGGALLAACGSNDSATKASTESTTAEEHVMTDALGNEVTIPANPKKIIGSYLEDYLVALDVTPFAQWTVNNSSIQDYLQDKLDGIPTISYDLPYEEVLKYEPDLLLVSSSALVEGGKYDEYSKIAPTYVVKNGDDVTWRDQLLDVGAVLDKEKQAEAVLSDYDALAEKTKEDLADKVGEQSAAVLWITNNQAFMVGETRSSGTVLYGDLGLKVPSLVKEVSKDATADWSSVSLEKLAELDADNLFVINSDESDPFFQEDVWKNLPAVKNDKVFSFGKDSGWLYNGPIANTRIIEDVTASLAGK
- the deoD gene encoding purine-nucleoside phosphorylase, with protein sequence MSVHIEAKQGEIADKILLPGDPLRAKYIAETFLENPVCYNQVRGMLGYTGTYKGERVSVQGTGMGMPSATIYAHELINSYDVKKLIRVGTCGALSTDVHVRDLIIAQGAATSSAMIAKNFQQFHYPPIGDFDLLLKAYKLSTEKGFTTHVGNVLSEDTFYKDDTTETMKLAELGVLGVEMEAAALYYLGAKFHVQALAICTVSDHIITGEETTAEERQTTFNEMIEVGLETAIAK
- a CDS encoding ABC transporter ATP-binding protein yields the protein MAILSTAELTTGYGKEIISEQLSSSFEAGTITSIIGPNGCGKSTLLKTLARIQPEINGHVFLESKTLNQYTSKEIAQKLAVLSQNPESTIDLSVFDLVSFGRHPYQSGWKSLTNEDQQYIQWALELTGLTELARESVAILSGGQRQRVWIAMALVQDTEILLLDEPTTYLDPAHQLEILNVLKMINREHKKTIIMTIHDINLASRFSDRVIAMKEGQILKEGTPTEVITVETLKQVFAIDAEIVCHGKTKRPLLLSYEMMKETRHESES